From Stigmatella erecta, one genomic window encodes:
- a CDS encoding O-acetylhomoserine aminocarboxypropyltransferase/cysteine synthase family protein — MSTPKPTPHFETLALHAGYEPDPTTGSRAVPIYQTTSYRFRNAEHAANLFALKEPGNIYTRITNPTTDVFEKRIAALEGGVGALAVASGQAAETLALVNILKAGDEFVSATSLYGGTYNLFKVTLPRFGITARFVDANRLDTVRAAIGPKTKALYIESVGNPRLDIPDFEALGAIAREAGIPLIVDNTALSPALFNPLRHGANIVVHSATKYIGGHGTSIGGVIVDGGTFPWNNGRFPEFTEPNPGYHGLRLHEAFGPAAFIAKARLEGLRDLGAALSPFNAHAFILGLETLKLRVERHSENALAVARWLRTHPRVEWVRYPGLEEDPSFAHAKKYLRNGAGGLVAFGVKGGVDAGRKLIDGVKLWSLLANIGDTRSLIIHPASTTHQQLTPEERLSTGVSDGLVRLSVGLEHLDDLRADLDQALAAS, encoded by the coding sequence ATGAGCACGCCCAAGCCGACGCCGCACTTCGAGACCCTGGCCCTTCACGCTGGCTACGAGCCGGACCCCACCACGGGCTCGCGCGCCGTCCCCATCTATCAGACGACCAGTTACCGCTTCCGCAACGCGGAGCACGCCGCGAACCTGTTCGCGCTGAAGGAGCCCGGCAACATCTATACGCGCATCACCAACCCCACCACGGACGTCTTCGAGAAGCGCATCGCGGCGCTGGAGGGTGGGGTCGGGGCGCTGGCGGTCGCCTCGGGCCAGGCGGCCGAGACGCTCGCGCTGGTGAACATCCTCAAGGCGGGCGATGAGTTCGTCTCGGCCACCAGCCTCTACGGCGGCACGTACAACCTCTTCAAGGTGACGCTGCCGCGCTTTGGCATCACCGCGCGCTTCGTGGATGCGAACCGGCTGGACACCGTGCGCGCCGCCATCGGCCCGAAGACGAAGGCGCTCTACATCGAGTCCGTTGGCAACCCGCGCCTGGACATCCCGGACTTCGAGGCGCTGGGCGCCATCGCCCGCGAGGCGGGCATCCCGCTCATCGTGGACAACACGGCGCTGTCCCCCGCGCTCTTCAACCCGCTGCGCCACGGGGCGAACATCGTGGTGCACAGCGCCACGAAGTACATCGGCGGCCACGGCACGTCGATTGGCGGCGTCATCGTGGATGGGGGCACCTTCCCCTGGAACAATGGCCGCTTCCCCGAGTTCACCGAGCCCAACCCCGGCTACCACGGGCTGCGGCTGCACGAGGCCTTCGGACCGGCGGCCTTCATCGCCAAGGCACGGCTGGAGGGGCTGAGGGACCTGGGCGCCGCGCTGAGCCCCTTCAACGCGCACGCCTTCATCCTGGGCCTGGAGACGCTGAAGCTGCGCGTGGAGCGCCACTCGGAGAACGCGCTCGCCGTGGCGCGCTGGCTGCGCACCCATCCGCGCGTGGAGTGGGTGCGCTACCCCGGGCTGGAGGAGGACCCCTCGTTCGCCCACGCGAAGAAGTACCTGCGCAACGGCGCCGGCGGGCTCGTCGCGTTCGGGGTGAAGGGGGGCGTCGATGCCGGGCGCAAGCTCATCGATGGGGTGAAGCTGTGGAGCCTGCTGGCGAACATCGGTGACACGCGCTCGCTCATCATCCACCCGGCCAGCACCACGCACCAGCAGCTCACCCCCGAGGAGCGCCTGAGCACGGGCGTCTCGGATGGGCTCGTGCGCCTGTCGGTGGGCCTGGAGCACCTCGACGACCTGCGCGCGGATCTGGATCAGGCCCTCGCCGCGTCCTGA
- a CDS encoding alpha/beta fold hydrolase → MPSLPQVFDLPLPELLLEGGAWLTSHVARGWWWGPGQEEAWLRSRAHVLPEAEVRRNALRPVHRTRAEQRQLGLALNPRAFQKPDPSVPTVLLVHALTGDMRAGGPGGWWEPLIGPGRPLDPERMRLLCFNNLGSCYGSSGPADEGFPSRAEDRRTGGFAPPFLAPPSLEERVLPATVTPWDQARAILQALDALGIQQVDLLAGGSLGGMIVLCLAVLAPERFERLLPIAACEAASSWITGWNHVARQALLLDLAFPEAAPRGLELARQLAMLTYRAEPGLELRQARPPPEQPLGGLYPVQGYLEHQGEQLRARFDARAYLALLGAMDHHDLSRRPGTAPEGGWGASRIRASTLCVGIDRDQLFFPSHMVALSERLRMQGRHSEYAELPSLHGHDGFLIEWEPLEGLVRRALALPVP, encoded by the coding sequence ATGCCCTCCCTGCCGCAGGTCTTTGATCTCCCGCTCCCCGAGCTGCTCCTCGAAGGGGGGGCGTGGCTCACGTCGCATGTGGCCCGTGGCTGGTGGTGGGGCCCGGGGCAGGAGGAGGCGTGGCTCCGGTCCCGGGCCCACGTGCTGCCCGAGGCGGAGGTGCGGCGGAACGCCCTCCGGCCCGTCCACCGCACGCGGGCGGAGCAGCGCCAGCTGGGCCTCGCGCTGAACCCGAGGGCGTTCCAGAAGCCGGATCCGTCCGTGCCCACCGTGCTGCTGGTGCATGCGCTCACGGGGGACATGCGGGCCGGCGGGCCCGGCGGGTGGTGGGAGCCCCTCATCGGCCCGGGACGGCCGCTGGATCCGGAGCGGATGCGCCTGCTGTGTTTCAACAACCTGGGCTCCTGTTATGGGAGCTCGGGCCCCGCGGATGAGGGCTTTCCGTCCCGGGCAGAGGACCGCCGCACCGGGGGCTTCGCGCCGCCGTTCCTGGCACCGCCCTCACTCGAGGAGCGTGTCTTGCCCGCCACCGTCACCCCGTGGGATCAGGCCCGCGCCATCCTCCAGGCGCTGGACGCGCTGGGCATCCAGCAGGTGGACCTCCTCGCGGGTGGCTCACTGGGGGGGATGATCGTCCTGTGCCTCGCGGTCCTGGCGCCCGAGCGTTTCGAGCGGCTCCTCCCCATCGCCGCGTGCGAGGCGGCCAGCTCGTGGATCACCGGGTGGAACCACGTGGCCCGGCAGGCCCTGTTGCTGGACCTGGCGTTCCCGGAGGCGGCCCCGCGCGGCCTGGAGCTGGCGCGGCAGCTCGCCATGCTGACCTATCGCGCGGAGCCCGGCCTGGAGCTGCGCCAGGCCCGGCCTCCGCCAGAGCAGCCCCTGGGCGGGCTCTACCCCGTGCAGGGCTACCTGGAGCATCAGGGCGAGCAGCTGCGCGCGCGCTTCGATGCCCGGGCCTACCTCGCGCTGCTGGGCGCCATGGACCATCATGATCTCTCGCGCCGGCCGGGCACCGCCCCGGAAGGGGGCTGGGGCGCGTCCCGCATCCGGGCCAGCACCCTGTGCGTGGGCATCGACCGGGATCAGCTCTTCTTCCCCTCGCACATGGTGGCGTTGTCCGAACGCCTCCGGATGCAGGGGCGCCATTCGGAGTACGCGGAGCTCCCCAGCCTCCACGGCCACGATGGCTTCCTCATCGAGTGGGAGCCCCTGGAGGGGCTGGTCCGGCGCGCGCTGGCCTTGCCTGTTCCCTAA
- the chrA gene encoding chromate efflux transporter, translated as MNDPGDTRGLAPRHPEARRLKEVALLFLRLGFTSFGGPAAHMALMEDEVVRRRRWLSRGEFLDLLGAANLIPGPNSTELAIHLGHRRAGWAGLLVAGICFILPAALIVSAAAWAYVRFGGLPSAGGLLYGVKPVIIAVVLQALWGLGRAAVKTRLLALVGLAAAAAHGLGVHELLILLSSGAFMALGSWGQRVPGQGRDGKDPAGMLAGAPWLLNGVAMGAAGAVPFSLGGLFFFFLKVGSVLFGSGYVLLAFLRADLVERWGWLTEAQLLDAVAVGQVTPGPVFTTATFIGYLLAGPLGAGVATVGIFLPAFFFVAVSGPLVPRLRRSRLAGAVLDGINVASLALMATVTWQLGRAALVDAWTVGLALLSAVLLLRFRLNSAWLVLGGSLAGILLWTY; from the coding sequence ATGAACGACCCAGGAGACACGCGCGGGCTGGCCCCACGGCATCCTGAAGCGCGGAGGTTGAAGGAGGTCGCGCTGCTCTTCCTCCGGCTGGGCTTCACCTCCTTCGGCGGCCCCGCGGCCCACATGGCCCTGATGGAGGACGAGGTGGTGCGCCGCCGCCGCTGGCTCAGCCGCGGCGAGTTCCTGGATCTGCTGGGCGCGGCCAACCTCATTCCCGGGCCCAACTCCACGGAGCTGGCCATCCACCTCGGCCATCGGCGCGCGGGCTGGGCGGGGCTGCTGGTGGCTGGTATCTGCTTCATCCTCCCCGCGGCGCTCATCGTCTCGGCCGCCGCCTGGGCCTATGTGCGCTTCGGCGGCCTGCCCTCGGCCGGAGGGCTTCTGTATGGCGTGAAGCCCGTCATCATCGCGGTGGTCCTCCAGGCCCTCTGGGGGCTGGGGCGGGCAGCGGTGAAGACACGCCTGCTGGCCCTCGTGGGGCTGGCCGCTGCCGCGGCCCATGGGCTGGGCGTCCACGAACTGCTCATCCTGCTGAGCAGCGGCGCCTTCATGGCGCTCGGGTCCTGGGGCCAGCGCGTCCCGGGGCAAGGCAGGGACGGCAAGGATCCGGCGGGAATGCTGGCGGGAGCCCCCTGGCTCCTGAACGGCGTGGCGATGGGGGCGGCGGGGGCCGTGCCCTTCAGCCTGGGAGGACTGTTCTTCTTCTTCCTGAAGGTAGGCTCGGTGCTCTTCGGCAGCGGCTACGTGCTGCTGGCCTTCCTTCGCGCGGACCTGGTGGAGCGGTGGGGCTGGCTCACGGAGGCGCAGCTCCTGGATGCCGTGGCGGTGGGCCAGGTGACGCCGGGCCCCGTCTTCACCACGGCCACGTTCATCGGCTACCTGCTCGCGGGCCCCCTGGGAGCCGGGGTGGCCACGGTGGGCATCTTCCTGCCCGCGTTCTTCTTCGTCGCGGTGAGTGGTCCGCTGGTGCCGCGCCTGCGCCGCTCCAGGCTGGCCGGGGCCGTTCTGGATGGCATCAACGTGGCCTCGCTCGCCCTGATGGCCACGGTGACGTGGCAGTTGGGGCGCGCGGCCCTCGTGGATGCCTGGACGGTGGGCTTGGCGTTGCTGAGCGCCGTGCTGCTCCTGCGCTTCCGCCTCAACTCCGCGTGGCTGGTCCTGGGAGGCAGCCTCGCAGGCATTCTGCTCTGGACCTATTAG
- a CDS encoding DUF2403 domain-containing lipoprotein, with the protein MKIFNQLSWFSAAVVLSGLLGSACESTEPAAGALPGEEAPGEVEPFAVAADCAAGNSAALQDLGDDLPDGTGTSVSTMSILNVGGTGSYQRVTNMLPGVWGQSCPSNACQKATTNVSGALAPFNEELTVNFRGPMELYDIAVYKPDTSAWKRVSSWNRCGATNLTFFNNLGGTGSGEWTLCGGNSQSYASADAKTAVAAPTRFTGTLGNRVEMNILADQPCVGTGDASECGFYRGVTRHGWAGAKLFAIRARMPRFTGPITEYYDDVPAIWMLNARVVRTAQYGCNCRGMGSPGGCGELDVAEVLHGEHPMHATSTIYSFEGATGSGPNYFMRPVKESATFIVLFDASGKVQMLRLKADAFNFGDTVANATVSEWLARKGVTMSLP; encoded by the coding sequence ATGAAAATCTTCAATCAGCTGTCCTGGTTCTCCGCCGCCGTGGTGCTGTCCGGACTTCTCGGCAGCGCCTGTGAGAGCACCGAGCCTGCCGCCGGGGCGCTGCCCGGCGAGGAGGCCCCGGGCGAGGTGGAGCCCTTCGCCGTGGCGGCGGACTGCGCCGCGGGCAACAGCGCGGCACTTCAGGATCTCGGCGACGACCTGCCAGACGGCACGGGCACCTCCGTGTCCACCATGAGCATCCTGAACGTGGGGGGCACGGGCTCGTACCAGCGCGTGACGAACATGCTGCCCGGGGTGTGGGGCCAGTCCTGCCCCTCCAATGCCTGTCAGAAGGCCACCACGAACGTGAGCGGCGCGCTGGCGCCCTTCAACGAGGAGCTGACGGTGAACTTCCGGGGCCCGATGGAGCTGTATGACATCGCGGTCTACAAGCCCGACACCTCGGCGTGGAAGCGCGTGTCGTCCTGGAACCGCTGCGGCGCCACCAACCTCACCTTCTTCAACAACCTGGGCGGCACGGGCAGCGGCGAGTGGACCCTGTGCGGCGGCAACAGCCAGAGCTACGCCTCGGCGGACGCGAAGACGGCCGTGGCGGCGCCCACGCGCTTCACGGGCACGCTGGGCAACCGGGTGGAGATGAACATCCTGGCGGATCAGCCCTGCGTGGGCACGGGGGATGCCAGCGAGTGCGGCTTCTACCGGGGTGTCACCCGCCACGGCTGGGCGGGCGCGAAGCTCTTCGCCATCCGCGCCCGCATGCCGCGCTTCACGGGCCCCATCACCGAGTACTACGACGACGTGCCGGCCATCTGGATGCTCAACGCGCGCGTGGTGCGCACCGCGCAGTACGGCTGCAACTGCCGGGGCATGGGCTCGCCGGGTGGCTGCGGCGAGCTCGACGTGGCGGAGGTCCTCCACGGCGAGCACCCCATGCATGCCACCAGCACCATCTACTCCTTCGAGGGGGCCACCGGCAGCGGGCCGAACTACTTCATGCGCCCGGTGAAGGAGAGCGCCACCTTCATCGTCCTGTTCGACGCGAGCGGGAAGGTGCAGATGCTGCGGCTCAAGGCGGACGCCTTCAACTTCGGAGACACCGTGGCCAATGCCACCGTCTCCGAGTGGCTGGCACGCAAGGGCGTCACGATGTCCCTGCCGTGA
- a CDS encoding phosphomannomutase/phosphoglucomutase, with amino-acid sequence MNTHIFREYDIRGLVDKDLTAEVVELLGKGLGTAIRRQDGRSIVVGRDCRESSTRFRDALCRGLTSTGLHVMDVGVVPTPLTYFAANTLPVDGLAMITGSHNPPEYNGFKIGVGKTTFHGPEIQALRQCIERRDFVVGDKPGTVTPYDIITPYNHFIQQTVKVGRKGMRIVIDAGNGTGGAVAVPLFRAMGFDVVPLFCEMDATFPNHHPDPTVVENLEDLIAAVKREKAEVGIAYDGDSDRIGVIDDQGSILWGDQLMVLFSRYVLQESPGAAIVGEVKCSYTLYDDIAKRGGKPVMWKAGHSLIKAKMKETHAELAGEMSGHIFFKNRYFGFDDAVYSSARLLEILTHEPRKLSELLADVPKTYASPELRVDTREEKKFELVKRATDTLRAAGHDIVDVDGVRVTFPDGWGLIRASNTQPILVLRFEASTPERLQEIQRLIEGTVERVKREAGA; translated from the coding sequence ATGAATACGCACATTTTTCGCGAGTACGACATTCGTGGTTTGGTGGATAAGGACCTGACGGCCGAGGTGGTGGAGCTGCTGGGCAAGGGCCTGGGGACCGCCATCCGCCGCCAGGATGGACGCTCCATCGTGGTGGGGCGCGACTGCCGCGAATCGTCCACCCGCTTCCGGGATGCCCTGTGCCGCGGGCTCACGTCCACGGGGCTCCATGTCATGGATGTGGGCGTGGTGCCCACGCCGCTGACGTACTTCGCCGCCAACACCCTGCCGGTGGATGGCCTGGCGATGATCACCGGCAGCCACAACCCCCCGGAGTACAACGGCTTCAAGATTGGCGTGGGGAAGACCACCTTCCACGGGCCTGAAATCCAGGCGCTGCGCCAGTGCATCGAGCGCCGGGACTTCGTGGTGGGCGACAAGCCGGGCACCGTGACGCCCTACGACATCATCACCCCCTACAACCACTTCATCCAGCAGACGGTGAAGGTGGGCCGCAAGGGGATGCGCATCGTCATCGACGCGGGCAACGGCACCGGCGGCGCGGTGGCGGTGCCGCTGTTCCGGGCCATGGGCTTCGACGTGGTGCCCCTGTTCTGCGAGATGGACGCCACGTTCCCCAACCACCACCCGGACCCCACGGTGGTGGAGAACCTCGAGGACCTCATCGCCGCGGTGAAGCGCGAGAAGGCCGAGGTGGGCATCGCCTATGACGGGGACAGCGACCGCATCGGCGTCATCGACGACCAGGGCAGCATCCTCTGGGGCGACCAGCTCATGGTGCTCTTCAGCCGCTACGTGCTCCAGGAGAGCCCGGGCGCGGCCATCGTCGGCGAGGTGAAGTGCAGCTACACGCTCTACGACGACATCGCCAAGCGCGGCGGCAAGCCGGTGATGTGGAAGGCGGGCCACTCGCTCATCAAGGCGAAGATGAAGGAGACGCACGCGGAGCTGGCCGGCGAGATGAGCGGCCACATCTTCTTCAAGAACCGCTACTTCGGCTTCGACGACGCCGTGTACTCGTCGGCCCGGCTGCTGGAGATCCTCACCCACGAGCCGCGCAAGCTCTCGGAGCTGCTCGCGGACGTGCCCAAGACGTACGCCTCGCCCGAGCTGCGCGTGGACACCCGCGAGGAGAAGAAGTTCGAGCTGGTGAAGCGCGCCACGGACACCCTGCGCGCCGCGGGCCACGACATCGTGGACGTGGACGGGGTGCGCGTGACGTTCCCGGACGGGTGGGGCCTCATCCGCGCCTCCAACACCCAGCCCATCCTCGTGCTGCGCTTCGAGGCGAGCACGCCCGAGCGGCTCCAGGAGATCCAGCGGCTCATCGAGGGGACCGTGGAGCGTGTGAAACGCGAGGCGGGCGCCTGA
- a CDS encoding ROK family protein, whose product MPTLGIDLGGTNARAAVVDERGTILASAKMALTERGPEAVVESIAQAASEAVSLAGTQVTGCGVGAAGQIPGNSGVLAVAPNLGWRNVPLGALLSARLGMPVRLVNDLAAAAWGEFNAGAGRGAQDVYVAFVGSGVGSCIIANGQLVRGSGGVAGELGHTKVIPGGRRCGCGELGCLEAYCGGHNLIGLTRELLASGRSSALAELTAGVAERITPLTLERAAEAGDAGAIEIHSRAGKMLGMAISNMITVLNPARLILGGGVLMNCPGLRRAVVEGIQALTSNTAREGLLIAEAELGDDSGLIGAALLG is encoded by the coding sequence ATGCCGACGCTGGGAATCGATCTGGGAGGAACCAACGCCCGCGCTGCCGTGGTGGACGAGCGAGGGACCATTCTCGCCTCCGCCAAGATGGCGCTCACCGAGCGAGGCCCCGAGGCGGTGGTGGAATCCATCGCTCAGGCCGCCTCCGAGGCCGTGTCCCTGGCGGGCACCCAGGTCACGGGCTGTGGCGTCGGGGCCGCGGGACAGATTCCGGGCAACTCGGGCGTGCTGGCCGTGGCCCCCAACCTGGGCTGGCGCAACGTGCCGCTGGGCGCGCTGCTGAGCGCGCGGCTGGGGATGCCGGTGCGGCTGGTGAACGACCTGGCCGCGGCGGCCTGGGGCGAGTTCAACGCGGGGGCCGGCCGGGGCGCCCAGGACGTGTACGTCGCGTTCGTGGGCTCCGGGGTGGGCAGCTGCATCATCGCCAACGGGCAGCTCGTGCGCGGCTCGGGCGGCGTGGCGGGCGAGCTGGGGCACACCAAGGTGATTCCGGGCGGCCGGCGCTGTGGCTGCGGGGAGCTGGGGTGCCTGGAGGCCTACTGCGGCGGGCACAACCTCATCGGCCTGACGCGGGAGCTGCTGGCTTCGGGCCGCTCCTCGGCGCTGGCCGAGCTGACCGCCGGGGTGGCCGAGCGCATCACCCCGCTGACGCTGGAGCGGGCGGCGGAAGCGGGCGATGCGGGCGCGATAGAGATTCACTCCCGGGCGGGGAAGATGCTGGGCATGGCCATCTCCAACATGATTACCGTGTTGAACCCGGCCCGCCTCATCCTGGGGGGCGGGGTGCTGATGAACTGCCCCGGCCTGCGCCGCGCCGTGGTGGAGGGCATCCAGGCGCTGACGTCGAACACCGCGCGCGAGGGGCTGCTCATCGCCGAGGCGGAGCTGGGCGACGACAGCGGCCTCATCGGCGCGGCGTTGCTCGGCTGA
- a CDS encoding LysR family transcriptional regulator: protein MDLWPSLQAFLQSVRASSFSAAAREAGTTPSAFSKQVAKLEAHLGVRLVVRGAKGLELTPEGQELFQRVDRAFEDVADACTHASRATEPRGLVRVSAPMDLGRDWLVPRVAHFSRAHPQVEVEVSLSDRFVDLLAERFDAALRVGASDDGRLMRRALGRMRRSFCASPAYLRAHGTPRRHADLADHVNLAYLRGSQRDPWEFPSGGTLPPRGPFACDNNAGIRQGALDGLGVAWLPELTIAEDVRRGALKVLFGGQPEEGLPVSLVFPQGRLLAPRVRAFLDFFAQEARTSLNPAPTPSARR from the coding sequence ATGGACCTGTGGCCCTCGCTCCAAGCCTTTCTCCAGAGCGTGCGCGCCAGCAGCTTCAGCGCCGCGGCCCGGGAGGCCGGCACCACCCCTTCGGCCTTCAGCAAGCAGGTGGCGAAGCTGGAGGCGCACCTGGGCGTCCGCCTCGTCGTGCGCGGCGCCAAGGGGCTGGAGCTCACCCCCGAGGGCCAGGAGCTCTTCCAGCGGGTGGACCGCGCCTTCGAGGACGTCGCGGACGCGTGCACGCACGCCAGCCGGGCCACGGAGCCCCGGGGGCTCGTCCGGGTGAGCGCCCCCATGGACCTGGGGCGCGACTGGCTGGTGCCCCGGGTGGCCCACTTCTCCCGGGCCCATCCCCAGGTGGAGGTGGAGGTCAGCTTGAGCGACCGCTTCGTGGACCTGCTGGCCGAGCGCTTCGATGCGGCGCTCCGGGTGGGCGCCTCCGACGATGGCCGGCTCATGCGCCGCGCCCTGGGCCGGATGCGCCGCAGCTTCTGCGCCTCCCCTGCGTACCTGCGCGCCCATGGCACGCCCCGCAGGCACGCGGACCTGGCGGACCACGTGAACCTCGCTTACCTGCGCGGCAGCCAGCGCGACCCCTGGGAGTTTCCCTCCGGGGGGACGCTTCCACCACGGGGCCCCTTCGCGTGTGACAACAACGCGGGCATCCGCCAGGGGGCCCTCGACGGGCTGGGCGTGGCGTGGCTGCCCGAACTCACCATCGCCGAGGACGTCCGCCGGGGCGCCCTGAAGGTGCTCTTCGGCGGCCAGCCCGAGGAGGGACTGCCCGTCTCCCTCGTGTTTCCCCAGGGCCGGTTGCTGGCCCCCCGGGTGCGGGCCTTCCTGGACTTCTTCGCCCAGGAGGCACGCACCTCGCTGAACCCCGCGCCTACTCCGTCCGCGAGGCGCTGA
- a CDS encoding NAD-dependent epimerase/dehydratase family protein, whose translation MKRAFVTGVTGYIGGSIAEGLLKQGLSVVGIVRRAADGERVAARGIEPVVGGLEDGALLARLAREADVTINTADSDHRGAIEALVGALKGTGKTLVHTSGSSIVADEALGEASGRAFEESTPFTPVPLKRSRVAIDQLVRDSAREGIRSIVVCPTMIYGSGLGVKRDSVQVPVLIQESLRRQAGVHLGAGLNVWSNVHIEDLVELYQLVIDKAEPGSFFFAENGEAALKDIATAISRMQGWEGKTFRWELPDAIQALGEDMAKYALASNSRVRAVEGKKLGWRPRHTSLLQDIESGSYREAFGPASR comes from the coding sequence ATGAAGCGCGCATTCGTGACGGGGGTAACGGGATACATCGGCGGTTCCATCGCGGAGGGCCTGCTCAAGCAGGGGCTCTCCGTGGTGGGCATCGTGCGCCGGGCGGCCGACGGCGAGCGGGTCGCTGCCCGGGGCATCGAGCCCGTGGTGGGCGGTCTGGAGGATGGGGCCCTGCTGGCGCGGCTGGCGCGCGAGGCGGACGTCACCATCAACACCGCCGACTCGGACCACCGGGGCGCGATCGAGGCGCTGGTGGGGGCGTTGAAGGGCACGGGCAAGACGCTGGTGCACACGAGCGGCTCCTCTATCGTGGCGGACGAGGCCCTGGGCGAGGCGTCCGGCCGCGCCTTCGAGGAGTCCACCCCCTTCACGCCGGTGCCGCTGAAGCGCTCCCGCGTGGCTATCGACCAGCTCGTGAGGGACTCGGCGCGCGAGGGCATCCGGAGCATCGTGGTCTGCCCCACGATGATTTATGGCAGCGGGCTGGGCGTGAAGCGGGACTCCGTCCAGGTGCCCGTGCTCATCCAGGAGTCCCTGCGCCGGCAGGCCGGGGTGCACCTGGGCGCGGGGCTCAACGTCTGGTCCAACGTCCACATCGAGGATCTGGTGGAGCTCTACCAGCTCGTCATCGACAAGGCGGAGCCGGGCAGCTTCTTCTTCGCGGAGAACGGCGAGGCCGCGCTCAAGGACATCGCCACCGCCATCAGCCGCATGCAGGGCTGGGAGGGAAAAACCTTCCGCTGGGAGCTGCCCGACGCCATCCAGGCCCTGGGCGAGGACATGGCCAAGTACGCGCTCGCCTCCAACAGCCGGGTGCGCGCCGTGGAGGGCAAGAAGCTCGGCTGGCGCCCCCGGCACACCTCGCTGCTCCAGGACATCGAGTCCGGCAGCTACCGCGAGGCGTTTGGCCCCGCCTCGCGCTGA
- a CDS encoding TAXI family TRAP transporter solute-binding subunit, with amino-acid sequence MKTDNLRQQLRRTLRRDLWITLAPTLLIIGIAFTITFYFVKPAPPKTLVLAVAQDEGGFRYFARRYQQFLTQHGITLELRPTKGSVTSLELLADPGSGVDVAFVQSGAVSEVKEARIVSLGSLSYVPLWVFYRGEPLEDVRGLKGRRIAVGDAESGTRALALTLLKANGAEQAPTELLPLGRDEAVEQLKQGGVDAVFLVSPAEAPVIQKLTAAPGVRLLSFARADAYARKYTYLSKLVLPRGVFDLAADVPERDVMLVAPTANLVARDTLHPALAYLLLRAASEVHGSAGLLDRTGEFPAPLETGFPLSSEAERYYEAGVPLLQRYLPFWAANLVDRLWVMLVPILAVVIPLGRAVPAIFLWRVRSRIFRWYARLKEIEIQLDEKPGRDKLEDMLRRLEEAERAVNQIPVPLAYAENLYFFREHIDVVRRRLARGLAEAPPEPHTAPPEAPIPSVPGAH; translated from the coding sequence ATGAAGACGGACAACCTCAGGCAGCAACTGCGGCGCACGCTGCGGCGGGACTTGTGGATCACCCTGGCGCCCACGCTGCTCATCATCGGCATCGCGTTCACCATCACGTTCTACTTCGTGAAGCCCGCGCCCCCGAAGACGCTGGTGCTCGCCGTGGCGCAGGACGAGGGCGGCTTCCGGTACTTCGCGCGGCGCTACCAGCAGTTCCTCACCCAGCACGGCATCACCCTGGAGCTGCGCCCCACCAAGGGCTCCGTCACCAGCCTGGAGCTGCTCGCCGACCCCGGCTCCGGGGTGGACGTCGCCTTCGTGCAGAGCGGCGCCGTGAGCGAGGTGAAGGAGGCGCGCATCGTCTCGCTCGGCAGCCTGTCCTATGTGCCCCTGTGGGTGTTCTACCGGGGGGAGCCGCTGGAGGACGTGCGCGGGCTCAAGGGCCGGCGCATCGCCGTGGGCGATGCCGAGAGCGGCACGCGGGCGCTCGCCCTCACCCTGCTGAAGGCCAACGGCGCGGAGCAGGCCCCCACGGAGCTCCTGCCGCTGGGGCGTGACGAGGCCGTCGAGCAGCTCAAGCAGGGCGGCGTGGACGCGGTGTTCCTCGTCTCGCCGGCGGAGGCCCCGGTGATTCAGAAGCTCACCGCGGCCCCCGGCGTGCGGCTCCTGAGCTTCGCGCGCGCGGATGCGTACGCCCGCAAGTACACCTATCTGTCGAAGCTCGTGCTGCCCCGGGGGGTGTTCGACCTGGCGGCGGACGTGCCGGAACGGGACGTGATGCTGGTGGCACCCACGGCGAACCTCGTGGCGCGTGACACGCTTCACCCGGCCCTGGCTTACCTGCTGCTGCGCGCCGCGAGCGAGGTCCACGGCAGCGCGGGGCTGCTCGACCGCACCGGCGAGTTTCCCGCCCCGCTGGAGACGGGCTTTCCCCTGAGCAGCGAGGCGGAGCGCTACTACGAGGCCGGGGTGCCGCTGCTCCAGCGCTACCTGCCCTTCTGGGCCGCGAACCTGGTGGACCGGCTCTGGGTGATGCTCGTGCCCATCCTGGCCGTCGTCATCCCCCTGGGCCGCGCCGTGCCGGCCATCTTCCTGTGGCGCGTCCGCTCGCGCATCTTCCGCTGGTACGCCCGGCTGAAGGAGATCGAGATTCAACTCGACGAGAAGCCCGGCCGGGACAAGCTGGAGGACATGCTGCGGCGGCTGGAGGAGGCCGAGCGCGCGGTGAACCAGATTCCCGTGCCCCTGGCGTACGCCGAGAACCTCTACTTCTTCCGCGAGCACATCGACGTCGTGCGGCGGCGGCTCGCCCGGGGGCTCGCGGAGGCGCCCCCCGAGCCCCATACCGCCCCGCCCGAGGCCCCCATCCCCAGCGTGCCCGGGGCCCACTGA